One Zeugodacus cucurbitae isolate PBARC_wt_2022May chromosome 3, idZeuCucr1.2, whole genome shotgun sequence genomic region harbors:
- the LOC105211411 gene encoding neprilysin-4, translating into MRIANNHYQWSSALTMPQQQQQLNWGLQQLISITCHVLTLSLLTPMARGAAPRPLATHSAQPMAATADAKHTLWMHVNKTCLTSTCNNTLTEQHLERLERNIDWTVNACDDFHTHACGKWTPPSGHLTSASMMQVAEESLTARYVELFERSLNDRHAQRRGVATVAAAVTRAAQRQQVRRARRHGARAAVRHVRAAESGGEKQLETALNVEVPIEAYDMTTEAEDYDLVISKLLQYYRVCKRSERLTLRGYYDEIRAEGLLRPQQRHWQEMLANFARYGYGEQFVFFRVRQQNATQHDITVLPHDTHKRLNLTAEIYEILRAHTHKSRAELATEFRALETHVEGVVNNMCAVDGVEHNSTAPGTTTRAEQHAINDQPAAPISAEEDCDLTETLTLAELTHRCGDVDWQRFIGAPLGRHLHATDPIRIDSVATVCKLARYHNQAKHDHINFLYTLARFLSYLQQQQYNPVRLGSSASTCIRHMRKTLPVAMTYVYDRAYYAPVRAESDRVILSIFDKLKEEFARTIMLNRMQFDADIVEYLQQKLLSLRINLGNLPPAVNSSFYVDIMWKLNVSHNNFYRNHMHALAHTYGHVRRLAASASKKHNRSPWYTFNYHEPTFPDSLDATPYYFCLSNMIIVPYAYLQTPFYDRQFWSILLYGDLANTLGHELIHSFDSSFLEYDHVGNMNELMMQRISANVNFAHNTQCLSQGTKFLAERIADVSGTRLALNAFLRDPQFVKTNGRLFFLQFAQFFCSNTDEATHQLQDPWHDADALRLNYTLSQMPEFMEAFSCSAQSRMNAAQRCGLW; encoded by the coding sequence ATGCGAATAGCAAATAATCACTACCAGTGGTCATCGGCATTGACAatgccacaacagcaacaacaactaaactgGGGGCTACAGCAGCTGATTAGCATTACATGTCACGTGCTTACGCTGAGCTTGCTGACGCCAATGGCCCGTGGTGCAGCGCCGCGCCCTCTCGCCACACACAGCGCTCAGCCAATGGCTGCGACCGCCGATGCAAAACATACCCTCTGGATGCACGTGAATAAAACGTGTCTGACGAGCACTTGCAATAACACGCTCACCGAGCAGCACCTCGAGCGGCTGGAGCGTAACATCGATTGGACGGTGAATGCATGTGATGACTTTCACACGCACGCATGTGGCAAGTGGACGCCGCCTAGCGGACATCTGACCTCCGCCAGCATGATGCAGGTGGCGGAAGAATCACTGACAGCGCGTTATGTGGAATTATTTGAGCGCTCGCTGAATGATAGACACGCGCAAAGGCGCGGTGTAGCAACGGTCGCGGCGGCGGTGACGAGAGCAGCGCAGCGCCAACAAGTGCGACGTGCTCGTCGGCACGGTGCACGCGCTGCGGTGCGGCATGTGCGCGCGGCTGAAAGTGGCGGTGAAAAGCAGCTAGAAACAGCTTTAAATGTAGAAGTGCCCATCGAAGCGTATGACATGACAACGGAAGCCGAAGATTACGATCTGGTGATTTCAAAGTTGCTACAATATTATCGTGTGTGTAAGCGCTCTGAGCGCCTAACATTACGCGGCTACTATGATGAAATACGCGCAGAGGGATTGCTGCGCCCGCAACAGCGTCACTGGCAGGAAATGCTGGCAAACTTTGCGCGCTATGGTTATGGCGAACAATTTGTATTCTTTCGGGTGCGTCAACAGAATGCGACACAACATGATATTACTGTGCTGCCGCATGACACACATAAGCGGCTCAATTTGACGGCGGAAATATACGAAATACTGCGTGCACATACACACAAGAGTCGCGCTGAGTTGGCAACGGAATTTCGCGCGTTGGAAACACATGTTGAAGGCGTGGTGAACAACATGTGCGCGGTCGATGGTGTGGAGCATAATAGCACTGCGCCTGGCACAACTACTAGAGCCGAGCAGCACGCGATCAATGATCAGCCGGCGGCACCCATCAGCGCTGAGGAGGATTGTGATCTTACGGAAACGCTAACTTTAGCTGAGCTGACGCATCGATGCGGAGACGTGGACTGGCAGCGCTTCATAGGCGCGCCTCTTGGGCGACACTTGCATGCAACCGATCCTATACGCATCGATTCGGTGGCAACCGTTTGCAAGCTGGCGCGCTATCACAATCAAGCGAAACATGACCACATCAATTTTCTCTATACACTTGCGCGCTTCCTCAGCTACCTCCAGCAGCAACAATACAACCCTGTGCGTTTAGGCAGCAGTGCTTCCACCTGTATACGTCACATGCGTAAAACGCTGCCAGTTGCTATGACTTACGTGTACGACCGCGCTTATTATGCGCCCGTGCGCGCTGAGAGCGATCGCGTGATACTCTCAATATTTGATAAACTCAAAGAGGAGTTCGCGCGTACTATAATGCTCAATCGCATGCAATTCGATGCCGATATTGTGGAGTATTTACAGCAGAAACTTTTGTCACTACGCATCAACTTGGGTAACTTGCCGCCCGCGGTGAACTCCTCATTCTATGTGGACATCATGTGGAAGCTAAATGTAAGCCACAATAATTTCTATCGCAATCACATGCACGCTTTGGCGCACACATATGGTCATGTGCGCCGTTTGGCTGCCAGCGCCTCAAAGAAGCACAACCGCAGTCCTTGGTACACTTTCAACTACCACGAGCCCACCTTTCCCGACAGTCTGGACGCTACGCCCTACTACTTCTGTCTGAGCAACATGATCATCGTGCCGTATGCCTACCTCCAAACGCCCTTCTACGATCGTCAGTTCTGGTCCATATTGCTGTACGGCGATCTCGCCAACACCTTGGGTCACGAGCTCATCCACAGCTTTGATAGCTCATTCCTCGAGTATGACCACGTGGGCAATATGAACGAGCTCATGATGCAGCGCATCTCGGCGAATGTGAACTTCGCGCACAACACTCAATGTCTAAGTCAAGGCACCAAATTCCTAGCCGAGCGTATTGCCGATGTGAGCGGCACGCGTTTGGCGCTCAACGCCTTCCTGCGTGACCCGCAGTTCGTGAAAACGAATGGTCGCCTATTTTTCCTGCAATTCGCGCAGTTCTTCTGCAGCAACACCGATGAGGCGACACATCAGCTACAGGATCCCTGGCATGACGCGGACGCACTGCGTTTGAACTACACACTCTCGCAGATGCCGGAATTCATGGAGGCCTTCAGTTGTTCGGCCCAAAGTCGCATGAACGCGGCGCAGCGCTGTGGCCTGTGGTAG